The Montipora foliosa isolate CH-2021 chromosome 14, ASM3666993v2, whole genome shotgun sequence genome window below encodes:
- the LOC137985150 gene encoding mitogen-activated protein kinase kinase kinase 13-B-like has product MDANDENCARNFVGNPLLEKNGGVSPGIDDPVPTTANFINDPGGIENQPSSNKAFSTDSYTLSGLLQRLLSCLRPVWTILGKASKEQRSDAWVIPFDEISELEWLGSGAQGAVFLGQYGGQQVAVKKVRRETDTDIRHLRNLNHPNIVKFKGICNQSPVHCIIMEFCPNGQLYEVLRNGRQITPSLLVKWSTQIADGMHYLHVHKIIHRDLKSPNVLVGSRDILKISDFGTCKEFSEKSAKMTFAGTVAWMAPEVIRNEPCSEKVDVWSFGVLLWELLTGEMPYRDVDSSAIIWGVGSNSLHLPVPTTCPEGFKLLMKICWNGKPKNRPSFQQVLLHVEIAAGDVLKTPEKVYLNQQITWRGEIKEEFEKMKNKSSSHIQNLHQLHQLDEELIRRRKEELRHARDIRVHYERKLERANSLYQELNECMQHLEAREKELFRRERQFKDANSKKRLLKPELKARTAVVGKVLNNQAYSTKQTFSSCPNTSSSSGSPTERCSSPFGVDSEEQYPQNYMRKMKRSRSFLSKSKRRKSPGTPKAGPQMAHEYKDLTSGHIKPSRSYDDLNKGDSLEGRSCGHTDEKASYSCTDSEHDLPAFKRPSVERPFTMGSPVCIPGRKAKRRKRWNSNSESSSETKHTYLRDISSDELSDLEPQFIPNLANDSLEYTDDEPFKNVALKFSKSYPEEIVNFSRQ; this is encoded by the exons ATGGACGCGAACGATGAAAATTGTGCGCGAAATTTTGTTGGGAATCCTTTGCTGGAAAAAAATGGCGGGGTTTCCCCTGGTATTGACGATCCTGTACCAACCACCGCGAATTTTATCAACGACCCTGGTGGCATTGAGAATCAACCTTCATCTAACAAAGCCTTTTCAACGGATTCATACACGCTCAGTGGGCTTTTGCAGCGCCTTTTAAGTTGTTTAAGACCGGTATGGACGATATTAGGCAAGGCTTCGAAGGAACAAAGATCAGACGCTTGGGTCATCCCTTTCGATGAAATATCAGAGCTGGAATGGTTAGGATCAGGAGCACAAGGCGCCGTATTTCTCGGGCAATATGGCGGTCAACAAGTCGCTGTAAAGAAGGTTCGCCGGGAGACAGACACGGACATCAGACATTTGAGAAACCTTAATCACCCGAATATAGTGAAGTTCAA AGGGATTTGCAACCAGTCCCCAGTTCATTGCATTATTATGGAGTTCTGCCCAAATGGCCAGCTGTATGAGGTCTTGCGGAATGGTCGCCAAATAACCCCCTCTCTGTTGGTGAAATGGTCCACGCAGATTGCCGATGGAATGCATTACCTCCATGtccacaaaattattcacaggGATTTAAAGTCGCCTAA TGTCCTTGTTGGTTCACGTGACATTCTCAAGATTTCGGATTTTGGCACCTGCAAAGAGTTTAGTGAGAAGAGTGCCAAAATGACGTTTGCTGGAACTGTTGCCTGGATGGCTCCTGAGGTGATCAGAAATGAGCCCTGCTCAGAAAAGGTTGATGTTTG GTCTTTTGGAGTACTTTTATGGGAGCTTCTTACTGGAGAGATGCCTTACAGG GATGTTGATTCCTCTGCAATAATTTGGGGTGTTGGAAGCAACAGTCTGCATCTTCCAGTTCCAACGACGTGTCCAGAGGGCTTTAAACTTCTTATGAAAATCTGCTG GAACGGCAAACCGAAGAACCGTCCGTCTTTCCAACAAGTGCTTCTCCACGTAGAGATAGCCGCTGGCGATGTGCTTAAAACACCGGAAAAAGTCTACCTTAATCAGCAG ATAACGTGGCGGGGAGAAATCAAGGAAGAGTTTGAGAagatgaaaaacaaaagcagCTCTCACATACAGAATCTACATCAACTGCATCAGCTCGACGAGGAACTGATTAGGAGGCGAAAAGAGGAACTGAG GCATGCGCGTGACATAAGGGTTCACTACGAGCGAAAGCTGGAAAGAGCCAATAGTTTGTATCAAGAGCTAAACGAATGTATGCAACACTTGGAAGCCAGAGAGAAGGAACTTTTCAG GCGAGAACGTCAATTCAAAGATGCGAATAGCAAAAAGCGGCTACTAAAACCGGAGCTAAAGGCTCGCACTGCAGTTGTTGGTAAAGTGTTGAACAATCAGGCATATTCTACAAAACAGACGTTTTCTAGCTG tCCTAACACCTCAAGCAGTTCCGGTAGCCCCACAGAGCGTTGTAGCTCGCCTTTCGGTGTTGACAGCGAAGAGCAATATCCACAAAACTACATGAGAAAAATGAAACGGAGCCGGAGCTTTCTCAGCAAATCAAAGCGCCGAAAATCTCCAGGGACACCCAAAGCAGGCCCTCAGATGGCACACGAATATAAGGACCTCACTTCCGGGCACATTAAACCTTCCCGTTCCTATGACGACCTTAATAAAGGCGATTCACTGGAGGGCCGTTCATGTGGACACACAGACGAAAAGGCGTCGTATAGTTGTACGGACAGCGAACACGATTTACCTGCGTTTAAGCGTCCCTCGGTAGAACGTCCCTTCACCATGGGGTCCCCTGTTTGCATTCCAGGAAGGAAAGCAAAACGGAGAAAGCGATGGAACTCTAATTCGGAAAGCTCGTCTGAGACTAAGCATACATATTTACGCGACATTTCATCGGATGAATTGTCCGATCTTGAACCTCAGTTTATTCCAAATTTGGCGAACGACTCGTTGGAGTACACTGACGACGAGCCTTTTAAAAATGTCGCGCTTAAATTCTCTAAATCTTATCCAGAAGAAATAGTGAATTTTAGTCGACAGTAA